The Symphalangus syndactylus isolate Jambi chromosome 16, NHGRI_mSymSyn1-v2.1_pri, whole genome shotgun sequence genome has a window encoding:
- the LOC129464383 gene encoding deoxyuridine 5'-triphosphate nucleotidohydrolase-like encodes MGNNFVISFLFFVWSLVQTIFLLLFQGLREFFPPPTAPIKGGEQEREDENWLVMSSSVAAEMLALTLALAFENANTDCRTPGSTGLDLQVREWVALVGGDNLTKIPTGIWGPLPTGHMGLILGKSHLNLQGITVVPGVVDFDCEGEIQIAVVMSQDIWVFELGEYVAQLLLIPCKLHPSSRKEK; translated from the coding sequence ATGGggaataattttgttatttcttttctcttttttgtttggagTTTGGTACAGACCATCTTTTTGTTACTATTTCAGGGTTTGAGAGAATTTTTTCCCCCACCTACAGCACCTATCAAGGGTGGTGAACAGGAAAGGGAGGATGAAAATTGGCTTGTAATGTCTTCTTCTGTGGCTGCGGAAATGCTAGCTTTGACTTTGGCTCTAGCTTTTGAGAATGCAAATACGGATTGCAGAACACCTGGAAGCACAGGATTAGATCTCCAAGTCAGAGAATGGGTTGCGTTAGTTGGAGGAGATAACCTCACTAAGATTCCCACTGGTATTTGGGGACCTTTGCCAACAGGACACATGGGATTAATTTTGGGTAAAAGTCATCTTAACTTACAGGGAATTACTGTAGTCCCAGGAGTTGTTGATTTTGATTGTGAAGGAGAAATTCAGATAGCAGTGGTAATGTCACAAGATATTTGGGTTTTTGAACTGGGAGAATATGTTGCTCAACTGTTGCTTATTCCCTGTAAATTGCACCCTTCTTCACGAAAGGAGAAATAA